Proteins encoded together in one Plasmodium brasilianum strain Bolivian I chromosome 4, whole genome shotgun sequence window:
- a CDS encoding hypothetical protein (conserved Plasmodium protein) has protein sequence MLCFLFEGIISDNTMVYENSILESIWLLFTNGSYFNMALLLFFSIIIPILKFIMVSDNFYSFFKLYNLSLKHEEEEKEEDEEDIFFINTINENEQYILKKFSILSSISRFQFVDVLISLFIVSSLNLYLLEARILIGAYHFLNYCVLSTISSFFLLTLTSVKIRIFKKGNIKIYSRPSEKMGDDNSPNSTICNTENDSNKLARNRMQSGIDDMLCSYNGAGEEENQVQRKKEEGTSPSEDGSRGRSKGKGKRVSKDAETIGKSSMGNGKGSNDKEEARKGISGSSGQKRNDKEASYKGNSGSGRRKRSEEEGGGADGRKGKTNIFTHINDKNNLEHEKYEKQLLCYNKLQTLSNISHFYKIMKNNDAYIYLKKKKFNSLLKTNCQKSPLNIIKLSYGLFLFLYLCLCIYLITVVECSMVGIYIYLSYFNFNIEGILIDFIDMLNILKLKINRQYIYPFFIMFPFIFPLIIAISFFLSVLFMNLYYVNFSLWYKKVCALNDELVFDPEIGDNQKMTVSERYNYLYIKKEIEKNDKLSNTSDDLSSPNNSTISSSKSEDINTSFIYCKILNLYFCLSVFFSYICSLVLHLSLGEIISIALLTFYQIVKHTHNLNIQILYSSNKVKFCKFLLFVIYGLICFSINIYVRQWKLYINKLDKTKKRILLFEKNRHSEIVDLNIQKQENWQVPIYSYFFGFIFKVKNYYYNSSSNCNNNNNNNSNNNNNSNSGSERNSSRKEHTDTVQTVHQMDDNDLYFIGYQNTRIDNEEMNELNFMETNNSKRHLTHNTSRNNEANECFVNNSALLCSQNEGREGDALSYVERDQKVESGAGPPRDSSRTHSKRNRDRDDEAKLQSQSIPPEKEQKQQLRTEDGMSTTKNEQRSCLKNIIPIKSILLFQLEKRKRKKKGSGGAGGGDVMTKLFIFIHTILFICIFIISIMTFFEKEKVLRFDMQSVNKTLNTFFKSSNFYALIPNSIGKCRTKKYLAKEPCYNVGRIYHEEKTFYHATLLFLQGISSINVENLNFFYDKGKYYLNLEGHFKHIIGPLFLKLCIGTNFCPISTYAFLIGSTPTFSITIGATCNHNKIPNYISDIFVKDLKITKIEVIKHSDIIENVDIPLDDVQERVQEKVNSMLSERKRFIVWKSHKYNLEGFINYLISKNALSGFSCVPLNN, from the coding sequence atgcttTGTTTCCTTTTTGAAGGTATAATAAGTGACAACACAATGGTGTACGAAAATTCAATTCTGGAATCCATATGGCTACTGTTTACGAATGGGAGTTATTTCAATATGGCATTActgctatttttttcaataataatACCAATACTAAAGTTTATTATGGTTAgtgataatttttatagtttttttaaattatataatttaagttTAAAAcatgaagaagaagaaaaggaagaagatgaagaggatatattttttattaatacaataaatgagaatgaacaatatattttaaaaaaatttagtattTTAAGTTCAATTTCAAGGTTTCAATTTGTAGATgttttaatatcattatttattgtttcttcattaaatttatatttgttagaAGCAAGAATATTAATTGGAgcttatcattttttaaattattgtgTTTTGTCAACAatatcatctttttttttattaacattgaCATCTGttaaaattagaatttttaaaaaaggaaatataaaaatttattctcGTCCGTCGGAAAAAATGGGCGATGATAATAGCCCCAATTCGACCATATGTAATACAGAGAATGACAGTAATAAGCTGGCTAGAAATAGGATGCAAAGTGGGATCGATGATATGTTGTGTAGCTACAACGGTGCAGGGGAAGAGGAAAACCAAGTCCAAAGGAAGAAGGAAGAGGGAACTTCCCCTAGTGAGGATGGAAGTAGAGGAAGAAGCAAAGGGAAGGGAAAGAGGGTAAGTAAAGATGCGGAGACCATAGGGAAGAGTAGCATGGGTAATGGTAAAGGGAGCAACGATAAGGAAGAAGCGAGAAAGGGAATTTCAGGTAGTAGTGGACAAAAGAGGAACGATAAGGAAGCTTCATATAAAGGAAACTCAGGCAGTGGAAGGAGGAAGAGAAGTGAGGAGGAGGGAGGAGGCGCAGATGGCAGAAAGGGAAAGACAAACATATTTACACACATTAACGATAAGAATAATCTAGAGCACGAAAAGTATGAGAAGCAGTTATTATGTTATAACAAATTACAAACATTAAGTAATATAagtcatttttataaaataatgaaaaataatgatgcgtatatttatttaaaaaaaaaaaaatttaattctttattgAAAACGAATTGTCAAAAAAGtccattaaatataataaaattaagttatggattatttttatttttatatttatgtttatgtatatatttgataaCAGTTGTCGAATGTAGTATGGTaggaatatacatatatctaaGCTACTTTAATTTTAACATAGAAGGAATATTAATAGATTTTATagatatgttaaatatattaaaattaaaaataaataggcagtatatatatccattttttattatgtttccATTTATATTTCCATTAATTATTgccatttccttttttttaagtgttttgtttatgaatttatattatgttaatttttcactatggtataaaaaagtatgtgCTTTAAATGATGAGTTAGTATTTGATCCGGAAATTGGAGATAATCAAAAAATGACTGTATCAGAaagatataattatttatatataaaaaaagaaatagaaaagaatGATAAACTATCCAATACATCAGATGATTTATCTTCTCCAAATAATAGTACCATATCAAGTAGTAAAAGTGAAGATATAAATActagttttatatattgtaaaattttgaacctttatttttgtttatctgtttttttttcctatatatgttcattagTTCTTCATCTCTCTTTAGGGGAAATTATTTCTATCgcattattaacattttatcAAATAGTGAAGCATACTCATAATttgaatatacaaatattatatagtagtaataaggtaaaattttgtaaatttttattatttgttatatatggTTTGATTTGCttttctataaatatttatgtaaggCAGTGGaaattgtatataaacaaattggATAAAACCAAGAAAAGAATTTtgttatttgaaaaaaacagACATAGTGAAATAGTAGATTTGAATATTCAGAAACAGGAGAATTGGCAAGTCCCAATATATTCCTACTTTTTTGGTTTCATATTTAAAGTGAAGAATTACTACTACAATAGTAGCagtaattgtaataataataataataataacagtaacaataacaataatagtaacagtgGTAGTGAAAGGAATTCATCCAGAAAGGAACATACAGATACTGTTCAAACAGTACACCAAATGGATGATAACGATTTATACTTTATAGGTTATCAAAACACTCGAATAGACAATGAAGAAATGAATGAGTTAAACTTTATGGAAACTAATAATTCCAAGCGGCATTTGACACATAATACAAGTAGGAACAACGAGGCTAATGAGTGTTTCGTTAATAATAGTGCTTTGTTGTGCAGTCAGAACGAGGGAAGGGAAGGGGATGCTTTGTCCTATGTGGAAAGAGATCAAAAGGTGGAAAGCGGTGCTGGCCCCCCACGGGATTCGAGCCGCACGCATTCTAAGCGGAACCGCGATCGTGATGATGAAGCTAAATTGCAATCCCAGTCAATACCCCCCGAGAAGGAGCAGAAGCAACAGCTACGGACAGAGGACGGAATGTCGACAACAAAAAATGAGCAAAGGAGTTGTTTAAAGAACATCATACCGATTAAATCAATTCTGTTATTCCAATTGGAAaagaggaaaaggaaaaagaaaggaagTGGAGGAGCAGGAGGAGGAGATGTAATGACAAAATTGTTCATATTCATTCACaccattttgtttatttgtatatttataatatctaTAATGACCTTTttcgaaaaagaaaaggtaCTTAGATTCGATATGCAGTCAGTGAATAAAACATTGAATACATTTTTCAAATCATCGAATTTTTATGCGTTAATACCAAACAGCATAGGTAAGTGTAGAACGAAGAAATATCTTGCTAAAGAACCATGTTATAATGTAGGACGTATATATCATGAAGAGAAAACATTCTATCATGCAACTCTCTTATTTTTACAAGGAATAAGTTCAATAAATGtcgaaaatttaaattttttttatgataaggggaaatattatttaaatttagaaGGTCATTTTAAGCATATAATTGgtccattatttttaaaattatgtattggAACAAATTTCTGCCCTATCAGTACTTATGCATTTTTAATAGGAAGTACCCCAACCTTTTCCATAACCATTGGTGCTACATGTAATCACAACAAGATACCTAATTATATAAGTGATATATTTGTGAAGGATttgaaaattacaaaaatcgAAGTAATCAAACATTCTGATATAATTGAAAATGTAGATATACCTTTAGACGATGTACAAGAACGTGTACAGGAAAAAGTAAATTCTATGCTTTCAGAAAGGAAGAGATTTATTGTGTGGAAAAGTCATAAGTATAATTTGGAAGGCTTTATTAATTATCTGATATCAAAGAATGCCTTGTCTGGTTTTTCGTGTGTACCTTTGAACAATTAG
- a CDS encoding hypothetical protein (conserved Plasmodium protein), whose product MNDSYKIRDLNKFRLSEERIIEKFTRDRNEILLNESPDTHLPVEVERNREPHRSSDECLPLMNIVKTGCDNHREENDISTSTKDFFVESLLYKIRNLENEKKYLLKFLEKKKRERLSTKRRWKLRNSGEEPLRHKLELFYEDTNLYEKLGSLTGVQEMFIETLIEDHRNLIKEKRSISKKYHEAVAQNISLLEKSKDIINEELQNKLEALNLSLIYVQKENLHLKEVLDQYSRLITNIKICPAANFLEEELDKFKTYLLI is encoded by the exons ATGAATGATTCATATAAAATTCGCGACTTGAATAAATTTCGATTGAGCGAAGAAAgaataattgaaaaattcACAAGAGATCGAAATGAAATACTCCTGAATGAATCTCCTGATACACACCTACCCGTGGAGGTTGAGAGGAATAGAGAACCACATCGTTCGAGTGATGAATGTTTACCTTTAATGAACATTGTGAAAACCGGATGTGATAATCATCGTG AAGAAAATGACATATCCACATCCACAAAAGATTTTTTTGTTGAAAGcttattatacaaaataaggaatttagagaatgaaaaaaaatacttactAAAATtcttagaaaaaaaaaaaagagagagaTTGAGTACAAAAAGGCGTTGGAAGCTCAG aAATTCTGGAGAAGAGCCCTTGAGACataaattagaattattttatgaagaTACGAATTTATACGaa AAACTGGGGAGTCTTACAGGAGTCCAAGAAATGTTCATAGAGACGCTAATAGAGGATCATagaaatttaataaaagaaaaacgtTCTATTTCAAAAAAGTATCATGAAGCAGtg GCTCAAAATATAAGCCTCTTAGAGAAAAGCAAAGACATAATAAACGAGGAACTA CAAAACAAATTGGAAGCGCTCAACTTGTCCCTTATATATGTTCAAAAGGAAAATCTTCATTTGAAAG AAGTGCTTGACCAATATTCCAGGCTGATAACTAACATAAAGAT